Part of the bacterium genome is shown below.
AGGGAAATTGGAATAAGGACAATATTTAATATCCTTGGTCCACTTACAAATCCTGCAGGAGCAAGATACCAGATGCTTGGCGTATACGATGAGGCTTTATGTGAAACATTGGCTTATGTTTTAAAGGAGCTTAAGACAATATCCGCCATTGTTCTTCATGGAAGGGATGGTTCTGATGAGGCATCTATATCTGCACCTACAAAGATTACAGAGCTTTATGAGGGAAAAATTAGAAGCTACACAATAGCACCAGAGGAATTTGGTATAAAAAGGGTAAATATTTCTGAAATAAAGGGAGGGGATTCTAAAAAGAATGTTAAGATAGCATTAGAAATCCTTAAGGGAAATAAAGGGCCAAAGATGGATATTATTCTTCTTAATTCAGCCATTGCATTGTTCGTTACAAGAAAGGCAAGCTCAATAAAAGAGGGAATAGAAATGGCAAGAAAATCCATTCTTTCTGGTTCGGCATTAAGAAAACTAGAAGGTCTTCGTAAAATCTCACAAGAATATCCGGCTTAATGTTAATTTTCTTTCTTCTT
Proteins encoded:
- the trpD gene encoding anthranilate phosphoribosyltransferase, which gives rise to MIKEAISKIALQENLTQEEAYNVMGEIMDGKCTDSQIASYITALRMKGETIDEIAGSCKAMRERSVKIEAKSDIILDTCGTGGDSLHLFNISTISAFVVAGCGVVVAKHGNRSVSSQCGSADLLLGLGVNINIPKEGIERCLKEIGIGFLFAPALHPAMKYAIGPRREIGIRTIFNILGPLTNPAGARYQMLGVYDEALCETLAYVLKELKTISAIVLHGRDGSDEASISAPTKITELYEGKIRSYTIAPEEFGIKRVNISEIKGGDSKKNVKIALEILKGNKGPKMDIILLNSAIALFVTRKASSIKEGIEMARKSILSGSALRKLEGLRKISQEYPA